One Nocardioides aromaticivorans genomic window carries:
- a CDS encoding alpha/beta hydrolase, with translation MRQQPTLVDAAALATAVLDDLVVATARDTHEAISRRVHGTVGLGLGPAGRPAEVLHRGIAATVYGALGVSLRGASAGLSRLAETGLGPRLEDGPRGRFVSAAVNGLIGEELRRERPQLAIEMAVRRDGRDVVLTPGQVAADFRDATGQLVVFLHGLCETEDYWRRHRDRLGSTYGETLARRGWTPVYLRANTGLPLRENGVVLASLLQRLVDAWPTEVTRIALVGHSLGGLIIRASSAVVADGDAPAPWTRLVSDVVTLGTPHLGSWFAVGADRASRRLARFPESAAFGRIIDRQAPGIHDLIEGLAQDVPPLPHARYRLVSATLTRSPRHPVASAIGDLLVTPRSATGRDRRGTELFPGAEVLHLARTDHFGLLNHPEVHTALTRWLAEPVPAAAAG, from the coding sequence ATGAGGCAGCAACCGACCCTCGTCGACGCCGCAGCGCTGGCCACGGCGGTCCTCGACGACCTGGTCGTCGCGACCGCGCGTGACACCCACGAGGCCATCTCCCGCCGCGTGCACGGCACGGTCGGCCTCGGCCTCGGGCCGGCCGGACGTCCCGCCGAGGTGCTCCACCGCGGCATCGCCGCCACCGTGTACGGCGCCCTGGGCGTCTCGCTGCGCGGGGCGAGCGCCGGGCTGTCCCGCCTCGCCGAGACCGGCCTCGGGCCGCGCCTGGAGGACGGCCCGCGCGGCCGCTTCGTCAGCGCAGCCGTCAACGGCCTGATCGGGGAGGAGCTGCGCCGCGAACGCCCGCAGCTGGCGATCGAGATGGCCGTGCGCCGCGACGGGCGCGACGTGGTCCTGACGCCGGGCCAGGTCGCCGCCGACTTCCGGGACGCGACCGGCCAGCTCGTGGTCTTCCTCCACGGCCTCTGCGAGACCGAGGACTACTGGCGCCGGCACCGCGACCGCCTCGGCTCGACGTACGGCGAGACGCTGGCCCGCCGCGGCTGGACGCCTGTCTACCTCCGCGCCAACACCGGCCTGCCCCTGCGCGAGAACGGCGTCGTGCTCGCGTCCCTCCTGCAGCGCCTGGTCGACGCGTGGCCGACCGAGGTCACCCGGATCGCGCTCGTCGGCCACTCGCTGGGCGGGCTGATCATCCGGGCGTCCTCGGCGGTGGTCGCCGACGGTGACGCCCCCGCGCCGTGGACGCGGCTGGTGTCCGACGTCGTCACGCTCGGCACCCCGCACCTCGGCTCGTGGTTCGCCGTCGGCGCCGACCGGGCCAGCCGTCGTCTGGCCCGGTTCCCCGAGAGCGCCGCCTTCGGTCGGATCATCGACCGCCAGGCGCCCGGCATCCACGACCTCATCGAGGGCCTGGCCCAGGACGTGCCGCCGCTGCCGCACGCCCGCTACCGGCTGGTCTCCGCGACCCTCACCAGGTCCCCCCGCCACCCGGTGGCCAGCGCCATCGGCGACCTGCTCGTCACCCCCCGCTCGGCCACCGGCCGCGACCGCCGGGGCACCGAGCTGTTCCCCGGCGCCGAGGTGCTCCACCTCGCCCGCACGGACCACTTCGGCCTGCTCAACCACCCCGAGGTCCACACCGCGCTCACGCGGTGGCTCGCCGAGCCCGTCCCGGCGGCTGCAGCAGGCTGA